DNA sequence from the Dreissena polymorpha isolate Duluth1 chromosome 3, UMN_Dpol_1.0, whole genome shotgun sequence genome:
AGGAAGTTTTATCGGAGGTTGCCAAGAAAATTCACACGAGAAATAAACACATAAGGATAGCGGAAACGTCAGAAGGCGGGTGGGAAACTGTCAAACAGTATGAACAGAACCCCCTCGCGAGTGACTCAGATGACGAGTCGAGAATCAATAGGGCGGATTCTAAagctctaaaaaaaaaaaagaaaaaaaaaagaaaaaaaaaaggggTTCTTTTCGTGGCTACTCTGGATGGGGTCCCCAGCTCGGGCCATGCTTCGCGTGTGGACAGGTCGGTCACATCCGTCGGACGTGCCCCACCACCAGAGGGCAGCAAGCGAGCGCTCAGGCCAGGAAGTACTGATGCCACTGAGGCGAGCCCACCCGTGACCGAAAGTGCTGTATTTAAAGATGAGTATTACATTCATGAACAAAATGacattattgttaataatagATTGAAAGAACATATTCAATTTTGGAAAAACATTGGCGCCAATCAATTTATTATTGATTCTATAGAACACGGTTATAAGATTCCATTTTATTCTTTACCCGAAAGCGTAttgcttaaaaacaataaatcagcTCGTGATAACAGGGAGTTTGTAAGGAAAGCAAATACAGATTTGTTAGATCGGGATTTggtagaaaaaaaaaacagatgcCCCTCCTCGTGTTGTTAATCCACTTTCTGTATCCATTCAAAGTAATGGTAAAAAGCGTCTCATTTTGGATCTGAGATGGGTAAATAAACACGTATGGAAACAATCGGTTAAATATGAGGTTTTGAGATTAggtttgatgtttgttaaagaagGGGGATTTATGATAAAGTTTGATATACATTCTGCTTACCATTTTGTGGATATATATCCTGAACATACAACTTACCTTGGGTTTTCGTTTGAAGATGATCATGGTGTAGTTAGTTACTTTAGGTTCAAGGTTCTTGCATTCGGGTTGGGTGTAGCACCTTATTTTTTCACTAAGCTTACAAGGCCACTTATAGCAAAGTGGAGGGGCGAAGGTAAACGAGTTATTATGTTCTTGGATGATGGTTTTGGTACACATGATAATTATGAGGAGACGAAAAAGCTTGCGTCTGATAAAAAGCAAGATTTGCTTCTCTCTGGGTTTATCCCTAATGTAGATAAATGTATCTGGGAACCAGTACAGGAAATGGAGTGGCTGggtgttaatattaatatgagaGAGTTTTCAATAAGAATTCCTGAAAGAAGAATTAGCAAGGCTATGAATACCATCAATAGTTTATTGGGCTCTGTATATTTGCCAGTAAGAAAGGTAGCTAGTTTTATTGGTCAAATTATTTCTATGAGTATTGTAATTGGCCCTGTAGCTCAAATAATGACTAGATATTTGAGTATCGATGTTGCGAAAGAGTGCACGTGGAATGCGTACGTTAAGTTGTCAATCGATAGTGTAGAGCAATTGGCATTTTGGAGAGAAACGCTCAATTTGCTTAACAAAAGATTGCTTGTTGCTACTGGCGCGTGTTCAAAAGTAGTATACAGTGATGCATCTGCTGTGTCTTATGCCGGATATGAGGTAGGGACGGTGAATGGTGTGGCGCATGGGTCATGGTCGTCAGAGGAGACTAAAATGTCTTCTACTTGGCGGGAACTTTGTGGAGTTTATAGAGTTTTAAAGTCATTAATTGATGTGCTTGCAAGTCACCGCGTTAAATGGTTTACAGACAATCAGGGAGTTTGTAGTGTTATTAAAAAAGGTTCTATGAAAAAGGATCTACAAGATTTAGCTATCAAAATATTCTAATTAACAGCGAAAAATTCAATTCATTTAGAAGTTGAATGGATTCCGAGAGAACAAAACGGTTTGGCAGATTATTTATCTAAGATTGTAGAGACGGATGACTGGGGAATTggtttaaatgtatttgaaatgttgCAAAGTAAATGGGGCCATTTAGATGTAGATGTTTTTGCGTCAGAACATAATGCTAAAGTTTTAACATTCTTTAGTAGATTTTGGTGCCCTAAATCTGCAGGTATCGATGCATTTACATTTGACTGGAGTATGTGTTTTGGGTTGTACGTTCCTCCTGTTACTCTCATTCCCAGAGTTTTGAG
Encoded proteins:
- the LOC127874561 gene encoding uncharacterized protein LOC127874561 codes for the protein MFVKEGGFMIKFDIHSAYHFVDIYPEHTTYLGFSFEDDHGVVSYFRFKVLAFGLGVAPYFFTKLTRPLIAKWRGEGKRVIMFLDDGFGTHDNYEETKKLASDKKQDLLLSGFIPNVDKCIWEPVQEMEWLGVNINMREFSIRIPERRISKAMNTINSLLGSVYLPVRKVASFIGQIISMSIVIGPVAQIMTRYLSIDVAKECTWNAYVKLSIDSVEQLAFWRETLNLLNKRLLVATGACSKVVYSDASAVSYAGYEVGTVNGVAHGSWSSEETKMSSTWRELCGVYRVLKSLIDVLASHRVKWFTDNQGVCSVIKKGSMKKDLQDLAIKIF